One Planktothrix sp. FACHB-1365 genomic window carries:
- a CDS encoding FAD-dependent monooxygenase, which yields MTSEFKVIIIGGGMGGLTLAHACLNQGISVELYDKRDLKTMLSGPGGIFIQHNALRVYKLLNSGQLSQRFYQQGGKILKGGFFSQTGEPLYINSPEFIREDNLGVCLLRPELQQILFETLPPEIVHPGVAFENFQDTGNQVRVSFSDGRTVEGDILVGADGLYSKVRARLQGQERLEEPVYSGTCCWRGYFNTSSLSLDSRYSWAEFWGQGHRFGYFDVGGGRFAFYAFNNTSAGGNDDAVGGSLKALRSIFQDYADPIPAIINILDPEKIYRDDIVDRPPLGSQWGQGRVTLIGDAAHPVLPTLGQGGCMAVEDGFELAKQLSVHTGSEDNISELLREFEAHRSQRVTRVFNTSRQIATLAQADTAIGCWLRNWIYKLTPTRLADLQFKWLFDYQPKP from the coding sequence ATGACTTCAGAATTCAAGGTGATTATTATCGGAGGTGGGATGGGGGGTTTAACTCTAGCCCATGCTTGTCTAAATCAAGGAATTTCTGTTGAACTCTATGATAAACGTGACCTCAAAACCATGCTTTCAGGGCCAGGAGGAATTTTTATTCAACACAATGCTTTAAGAGTCTATAAACTCCTAAACTCAGGACAGCTTTCTCAGCGTTTTTATCAACAGGGAGGCAAAATCCTCAAAGGTGGATTTTTTAGTCAAACTGGAGAACCCCTTTATATTAACTCCCCTGAATTTATCCGCGAAGACAACTTAGGGGTGTGTCTGCTGCGACCGGAACTTCAGCAAATTTTGTTTGAAACTTTACCCCCCGAAATCGTACACCCAGGAGTCGCCTTTGAAAACTTCCAGGACACCGGAAACCAGGTGCGAGTTAGTTTCTCCGATGGTAGAACCGTTGAGGGGGATATCCTTGTGGGTGCTGATGGTCTTTACTCCAAGGTGCGGGCTAGACTTCAGGGTCAGGAACGTTTAGAAGAGCCTGTTTATAGCGGTACTTGCTGCTGGAGAGGATACTTCAACACCTCTAGTTTATCCCTAGACTCCCGCTACAGTTGGGCAGAATTTTGGGGTCAGGGTCATCGTTTTGGCTATTTTGACGTCGGTGGGGGTCGGTTCGCCTTCTATGCCTTTAACAACACCTCAGCCGGGGGAAATGACGATGCGGTCGGGGGCTCCTTAAAGGCATTACGTTCTATTTTTCAAGACTACGCTGACCCCATACCCGCCATTATTAACATCTTAGACCCGGAGAAGATTTACCGAGATGATATTGTAGACCGCCCCCCCTTGGGAAGCCAATGGGGTCAAGGACGAGTTACCTTAATTGGGGATGCAGCACACCCCGTTTTACCGACGTTAGGTCAAGGGGGTTGCATGGCCGTAGAAGATGGGTTTGAATTGGCGAAACAACTGTCTGTTCATACTGGAAGTGAAGATAATATTTCTGAACTGTTACGAGAATTTGAAGCCCATCGCAGTCAACGAGTCACTCGCGTTTTCAACACCTCCCGACAAATTGCTACATTAGCACAAGCAGATACGGCTATTGGATGTTGGTTGCGAAATTGGATTTACAAACTGACTCCAACTCGGTTGGCGGACTTGCAGTTTAAATGGTTGTTTGATTACCAACCTAAACCATGA
- a CDS encoding phosphatidate cytidylyltransferase, with amino-acid sequence MPSLSRIISGIIAIILALGMLIFGGWYFTLGFSVIVYLGQLEYFQLVRAKGIEPAGKTTLVVSQALLLTAAFSPNLVDAMFALAGTLICFYLLFQPKLSTIADISSSILGLFYGGYLPSYWVRLRVGLEPHTLLEKAFASPIPFNENWLENLSVYHLSQGLTATLLAFSCIWAADIGAYIFGKCFGRTRLSDISPKKTVEGAIFGVLGSISVAILGSWFLQWPGFPWAGLILGLLIGIASLLGDLTESLMKRDAGVKDSGQLIPGHGGILDRADSYVFTAPLVYYFITLFLPLLT; translated from the coding sequence ATGCCTTCTTTGTCTCGTATTATCAGTGGAATTATAGCCATTATTCTAGCCTTGGGAATGCTCATTTTTGGAGGATGGTATTTTACCCTGGGTTTTAGCGTGATTGTCTATTTAGGTCAATTAGAATATTTTCAATTAGTCCGGGCTAAAGGAATTGAACCTGCGGGAAAAACGACTTTAGTTGTTAGTCAAGCCTTACTGTTAACCGCAGCATTCTCCCCAAATCTAGTGGATGCGATGTTTGCTTTAGCCGGAACCCTAATCTGTTTTTATCTATTATTTCAACCTAAATTATCCACCATTGCTGATATTAGTTCTTCAATTTTAGGACTATTTTATGGTGGATATTTGCCGAGTTATTGGGTGCGGTTAAGAGTGGGATTAGAACCCCATACATTATTAGAAAAAGCCTTTGCAAGTCCGATTCCATTTAATGAAAATTGGTTAGAAAATTTGTCTGTTTATCATTTATCCCAAGGATTAACCGCCACTTTATTAGCTTTTAGTTGTATTTGGGCAGCCGATATTGGGGCTTATATTTTTGGAAAATGTTTTGGGCGGACTCGCCTATCAGATATTAGCCCGAAAAAAACCGTTGAAGGAGCAATTTTTGGGGTTTTAGGCAGTATTAGCGTTGCCATATTAGGTTCTTGGTTTTTACAATGGCCGGGGTTTCCTTGGGCGGGTTTAATCTTAGGATTATTAATCGGAATTGCGAGTTTATTAGGGGATTTAACCGAATCTTTAATGAAACGAGATGCAGGCGTTAAAGATTCTGGTCAACTCATTCCCGGTCATGGTGGAATTTTAGACCGGGCTGATAGTTATGTCTTTACTGCTCCTTTAGTCTATTACTTTATCACATTATTTTTACCTTTATTAACTTAA
- a CDS encoding DMT family transporter, producing the protein MTLSEPKLQHIQGIILLIAVTLLWGTTFPLVKDTIHNISPGVLIAIRSALAAIAFSLHLRTLNLKLIRDGILLGILLFASLAIQAIALETLSANRAAFIASLNVILVPLLGQLLGQKVRRGLFLAAGLALVGVGVMSWEGGMLTAGDFWMLLDVLLYTSYILLLEAVTCTHSSQPLTAIQLVVMTVLATVWTLPDLMGQWQGIQGHYLPLFYLAVVTAVTTWLPAIAQHWVSASETAVIYTFEPVFASVFSFWLLGETLGLRGWLGGAMILGAMFISQHHTNPTGFEGETMMEENILIPTIEPVVLSDEMCIDFSWHHPEVGIETIPVFVTSRLHPELLEQEIEVLEERGSLNYSNSQ; encoded by the coding sequence ATGACCCTTTCCGAACCGAAATTACAACATATCCAGGGTATTATCCTGCTAATCGCCGTTACTTTGCTTTGGGGAACTACATTTCCCCTGGTAAAAGATACCATTCATAATATTTCCCCTGGTGTATTAATTGCCATCCGATCTGCTTTAGCTGCGATCGCTTTTTCCCTGCATTTACGAACATTAAATCTAAAGTTAATTCGAGATGGGATTCTATTAGGAATTCTACTCTTTGCCTCCTTAGCCATTCAAGCGATCGCATTAGAAACACTCTCTGCAAATCGTGCCGCTTTTATTGCCAGTTTAAACGTCATTTTAGTTCCCTTATTAGGGCAATTATTGGGTCAAAAAGTACGACGGGGATTATTTTTAGCCGCCGGACTCGCCTTAGTTGGGGTGGGGGTGATGTCCTGGGAAGGCGGAATGCTGACGGCGGGAGACTTCTGGATGTTATTGGATGTTCTGCTTTATACCAGCTATATTTTGCTGTTAGAAGCCGTCACCTGCACCCATTCGTCCCAACCTTTAACCGCAATTCAGCTTGTGGTGATGACGGTTTTAGCGACTGTCTGGACGTTACCGGATTTGATGGGACAATGGCAGGGCATTCAGGGTCATTACCTGCCTTTATTTTACCTGGCGGTGGTGACGGCCGTTACGACTTGGTTGCCTGCGATCGCTCAACATTGGGTTTCTGCCTCAGAAACGGCTGTAATTTATACCTTTGAACCTGTTTTTGCATCCGTATTTTCCTTCTGGTTATTGGGTGAAACCTTAGGACTGCGGGGTTGGTTAGGCGGTGCGATGATTTTAGGGGCAATGTTCATCAGTCAACACCACACGAATCCTACTGGATTTGAGGGTGAAACAATGATGGAAGAAAACATTTTAATTCCTACAATTGAACCTGTTGTTTTGAGTGATGAAATGTGTATCGATTTTTCTTGGCATCACCCCGAAGTCGGGATAGAAACAATCCCTGTATTTGTCACTTCAAGGCTTCATCCAGAGTTGTTAGAACAGGAAATTGAAGTGTTAGAAGAACGAGGCAGCCTTAACTATAGCAATTCTCAATGA
- a CDS encoding DNA cytosine methyltransferase, translating into MDNSLKIADLFSGIGGFRLAFEKAGYQCVYSCEKDPACQSVYFNNFGEQPENDITKIDYHNIPQFDVLTAGFPCQPFSICGKRQGFQDTRGTLFFHICEIIETHHPRVVVLENVKHLLHHDHGKTIKTILYSLEDLGYFVDYQLLNAKDFGLPQNRERLIIIACKDKKFSFSKLQKVYPVPKLRYFLDKMGNFDYLNPEDYTLIEGYKQQSSGLIFVGYRNKNIWKKGIRPNTEHLSRVHHQPNRIYSIDGVHPTIPSQETSGRFFIYIPEENRVRKLTIQECYRIMGFPDTFKLHPNLGECYKQIGNSVCIPLFQELAIQIKEQIFSSFEEQSVLEWKTEQLFNNYKV; encoded by the coding sequence ATGGATAATTCTCTTAAAATAGCAGATTTATTTTCAGGAATTGGGGGATTTAGACTAGCTTTTGAAAAAGCAGGTTATCAATGTGTATATTCTTGCGAAAAAGATCCCGCCTGTCAATCGGTTTATTTTAATAATTTTGGAGAACAGCCCGAAAACGATATTACTAAAATTGATTATCACAATATTCCTCAGTTTGATGTCTTAACGGCTGGTTTTCCCTGTCAACCCTTTAGTATTTGTGGAAAACGCCAAGGCTTTCAAGATACCAGAGGAACCCTATTTTTTCATATTTGTGAAATTATAGAAACCCATCATCCCAGGGTTGTTGTCTTGGAAAATGTCAAGCATTTGTTACATCATGATCACGGGAAAACTATTAAGACTATTTTATATTCTTTAGAAGATTTAGGCTATTTTGTAGATTATCAATTATTGAATGCTAAAGACTTTGGACTTCCTCAAAATCGAGAACGATTGATTATTATTGCTTGCAAAGATAAAAAATTTTCTTTTTCAAAACTGCAAAAAGTTTATCCTGTTCCTAAATTAAGATATTTTTTAGATAAAATGGGAAACTTCGACTATTTAAACCCAGAAGATTATACCTTAATTGAAGGTTATAAACAGCAGTCATCTGGTTTAATTTTTGTAGGATATCGAAATAAAAATATTTGGAAAAAAGGAATTAGACCGAATACTGAACATTTATCGAGGGTACATCACCAACCGAATCGAATTTACTCTATTGATGGAGTCCATCCGACTATTCCATCCCAGGAAACATCGGGACGTTTCTTTATTTATATTCCCGAAGAAAATCGAGTTCGTAAGTTAACTATCCAAGAATGTTATAGAATTATGGGGTTTCCTGATACCTTTAAATTGCATCCCAATTTAGGAGAATGTTATAAACAAATTGGGAATTCTGTCTGTATTCCTCTATTTCAAGAACTTGCAATTCAGATTAAAGAACAAATTTTTAGTTCTTTTGAAGAACAATCTGTATTAGAATGGAAAACCGAACAACTATTCAATAATTATAAAGTGTAA
- the ychF gene encoding redox-regulated ATPase YchF gives MLRAGIVGLPNVGKSTLFNALVANAKATAANFPFCTIEPNVGVVAVPDERLNVLAKIVNSQAVVPTRMEFVDIAGLVKGASQGEGLGNQFLSHIREVDAIVHVVRCFENDDIIHVAGSVDPLRDIEIINLELALSDLSQVERRIDRARKQARTSKEAQLEVTALEKIAVLLNEGKPARQATLTEEEIEAVKGLGLVTQKPVIYATNVSEDDLATGNEQVEKVREVAKLDNAQVVIISAQVEAELVDLSEEERADFLASLGVEEGGLKSLIRATYELLGLRTYLTTGPKETRAWTIKAGMSAPQAAGVIHSDFERGFIRAETVAYKDLVATGSMTAAKEKGLVRSEGKEYIVQEGDVMLFRFNV, from the coding sequence ATGCTAAGAGCCGGAATTGTTGGACTTCCCAACGTTGGTAAATCGACATTATTTAACGCTTTAGTTGCTAATGCGAAGGCGACTGCGGCTAACTTTCCCTTTTGTACTATTGAACCGAATGTTGGCGTTGTCGCAGTTCCCGATGAACGGTTGAATGTGTTAGCAAAAATCGTCAATTCTCAAGCAGTTGTTCCGACTCGAATGGAATTTGTTGATATTGCGGGATTAGTTAAAGGAGCGAGTCAAGGAGAAGGGTTAGGAAATCAATTTTTATCCCATATTCGAGAAGTGGATGCGATTGTTCATGTTGTGCGATGCTTTGAAAATGATGATATTATTCATGTAGCGGGTTCTGTTGATCCTTTGCGCGATATTGAGATTATTAATTTAGAATTAGCCTTATCAGATTTATCTCAAGTTGAACGTCGCATTGACCGTGCGCGAAAACAAGCAAGAACCAGCAAAGAAGCCCAACTCGAAGTAACTGCGTTAGAAAAAATTGCAGTATTATTAAATGAAGGAAAACCCGCCCGTCAAGCAACATTAACGGAAGAAGAAATAGAAGCGGTTAAAGGGTTAGGCTTAGTCACACAAAAACCTGTAATTTATGCAACAAATGTGTCAGAAGATGATTTAGCGACCGGGAATGAACAAGTAGAAAAAGTCCGAGAAGTCGCAAAATTAGATAATGCTCAAGTGGTGATTATTTCAGCGCAAGTAGAAGCGGAATTAGTGGATTTATCCGAAGAAGAACGAGCGGACTTTTTAGCATCTTTAGGGGTAGAAGAAGGGGGGTTAAAATCCTTAATTAGAGCCACTTATGAATTATTAGGATTACGCACTTATTTAACAACTGGCCCAAAAGAAACCCGCGCCTGGACAATTAAAGCCGGAATGTCCGCACCCCAAGCCGCCGGAGTCATTCACTCTGATTTTGAACGGGGATTTATTCGGGCGGAAACCGTCGCTTATAAAGATTTAGTAGCCACAGGTTCGATGACGGCGGCGAAGGAAAAAGGATTAGTTCGCAGTGAAGGGAAAGAATATATTGTTCAAGAAGGAGATGTGATGTTATTCCGATTTAATGTTTAA
- a CDS encoding aminotransferase class I/II-fold pyridoxal phosphate-dependent enzyme codes for MLEQSQTPLLTALKTCANQPDIPFYTPGHKRGQGTSALLIELLGTQLFKADLPELPELDNLFNPEGVIANAQALAAEAFGAEQTWFLVNGSTAGIIAAILATCGTGDKILVPRNVHQSVISGLILSGAIAIFLKPDYNQTWDLTYSITPELVAQTLQHHPDAKAVLMVYPTYQGICGNITEIAKITHQYHIPLIVDEAHGPHFNFHPDLPLSALKAGADLTIQSTHKVLGSLTQSSMLHVQGNLINRERLSQTLQFLQSTSPNYILLASLDAARQQMATQGYDLMSQTLSLAKIARTEINNIPGLSSFGTPNFQPASGCVNLDLTRLTVKVSDLKISGYEADEILRQQFHVTAELPSLHHLTFIISLGNTKTDIEQLINALKTLSIQQPPTTTPRQNFFPTPHNLPSTPPYSCREAFFAPTEQRPLADCIGRISAEIICPYPPGIPVLMPGEIVTSDALKFLQQVIALGGKITGCSDPNLQQLKIVKG; via the coding sequence ATGTTAGAACAATCTCAAACTCCCTTATTAACTGCCTTAAAAACTTGTGCAAATCAACCTGATATCCCCTTTTATACCCCAGGACATAAACGAGGACAAGGAACTTCAGCCTTATTAATAGAACTATTAGGAACCCAACTCTTTAAAGCGGATTTACCCGAATTACCTGAACTCGATAATTTATTTAATCCAGAAGGTGTCATAGCAAACGCCCAAGCTTTAGCTGCTGAAGCATTTGGGGCTGAACAAACCTGGTTTTTAGTCAACGGTTCAACGGCGGGAATAATTGCTGCGATTTTAGCAACCTGTGGAACTGGAGATAAAATTTTAGTTCCTCGGAATGTGCATCAATCTGTAATTTCAGGGTTAATATTATCCGGTGCGATCGCAATTTTTCTAAAACCCGACTATAATCAAACTTGGGACTTAACTTATAGTATCACCCCAGAACTTGTTGCCCAAACTCTACAACACCATCCCGATGCAAAAGCAGTCTTAATGGTGTATCCAACCTATCAAGGAATTTGTGGAAATATTACCGAAATTGCTAAAATTACCCATCAATATCATATCCCCTTAATTGTTGATGAAGCTCACGGCCCCCATTTTAATTTTCATCCTGATTTACCCCTATCAGCCTTAAAAGCTGGAGCCGATTTAACTATACAATCAACCCATAAAGTTTTAGGTTCCCTCACCCAATCTTCCATGCTTCATGTTCAGGGAAATCTGATTAACCGAGAGCGATTATCCCAAACCTTACAATTCCTTCAATCTACCAGTCCCAATTATATTTTATTAGCGTCATTAGATGCGGCTCGTCAACAAATGGCAACCCAAGGCTATGATTTAATGAGTCAAACCCTATCTTTAGCTAAAATAGCTCGAACTGAAATTAATAATATCCCCGGTTTATCTAGTTTTGGAACACCCAACTTTCAACCCGCATCAGGATGTGTTAACTTAGATTTAACTCGTTTAACCGTCAAGGTTTCAGACTTAAAAATTAGTGGTTATGAAGCCGATGAAATTCTCCGTCAACAATTCCATGTCACCGCAGAACTTCCCAGTCTGCATCATCTGACATTTATTATCAGTTTAGGAAACACAAAAACCGATATTGAACAACTGATTAACGCACTTAAAACCCTTTCCATTCAACAGCCTCCTACCACCACCCCCCGTCAAAATTTCTTTCCTACACCCCATAACTTGCCCTCCACACCCCCTTACTCCTGCCGAGAGGCTTTTTTTGCCCCAACAGAACAGCGTCCCCTTGCAGACTGTATTGGGCGAATCAGTGCAGAAATCATCTGTCCTTACCCACCCGGTATCCCCGTATTAATGCCGGGTGAAATTGTGACCTCCGATGCACTAAAATTTTTGCAACAAGTGATAGCTTTAGGTGGGAAAATAACAGGATGTAGCGATCCAAACCTGCAACAGCTTAAAATTGTTAAGGGTTAA
- the cbiT gene encoding precorrin-6Y C5,15-methyltransferase subunit CbiT gives MSKLWPYVTPGIPDDLFERLPGIPLSKREVRLLLVSLMRLQPDSIVWDIGAGTGTIPVETGLLCPQGRIIAIERDEDVANLIRLNCERFEVKNVDVIEGNAPDCLHSISYLPHRVCLEGGRPIKAILNEVWKYLQPHGRIVATASNLETLYSISEGFSELQVRNVEVVQSAMNRLEKRGNHQTFEAVNPMFILSGEKLD, from the coding sequence ATGTCCAAACTTTGGCCCTATGTAACCCCTGGTATTCCTGATGATTTGTTTGAACGGTTGCCTGGTATTCCCTTAAGTAAGCGGGAAGTCCGGTTATTATTAGTTTCTCTGATGCGCTTGCAACCGGACTCAATTGTTTGGGATATTGGGGCAGGTACAGGGACAATTCCGGTTGAAACGGGGTTACTCTGTCCCCAAGGTCGAATTATTGCCATTGAACGGGATGAAGATGTGGCGAATTTAATTCGACTTAATTGTGAACGGTTTGAAGTTAAAAATGTTGATGTAATTGAAGGAAATGCCCCCGACTGTTTACACAGTATTTCCTATCTGCCTCATCGGGTTTGTTTGGAGGGAGGACGACCCATTAAAGCGATTTTAAATGAAGTTTGGAAATATCTACAACCTCACGGACGAATTGTAGCGACAGCCTCAAATTTAGAAACGCTTTATTCGATTTCTGAAGGGTTTTCTGAGTTACAGGTTCGCAATGTTGAGGTGGTGCAATCTGCGATGAATCGCTTAGAAAAACGGGGAAATCATCAAACCTTTGAAGCGGTTAATCCGATGTTTATTTTAAGCGGAGAAAAACTAGATTAA
- a CDS encoding phage holin family protein — MIVSLLLLWLVTAVSLYLIAQLSQFTGVEIDDFKKALISSAVFGLVNALVRPLLALIFLPATLIFAGSFVTFILNVVMFALAAKLVEGFSLRWGIWSAVIGALALSFINSVLFQVLAQVGIR, encoded by the coding sequence ATGATCGTAAGTTTATTATTGCTTTGGTTAGTCACAGCCGTCAGTTTATATCTGATTGCTCAACTGAGTCAATTTACAGGCGTTGAAATTGATGATTTCAAAAAAGCCTTAATTTCTTCGGCGGTTTTTGGACTGGTTAATGCTTTAGTCCGTCCTCTTTTAGCTTTAATTTTCCTCCCAGCAACGTTGATTTTTGCCGGATCTTTCGTTACATTTATTCTCAATGTTGTGATGTTTGCCTTAGCGGCTAAACTGGTGGAAGGATTTAGCTTACGGTGGGGAATTTGGAGTGCTGTAATTGGTGCTTTAGCTTTGAGTTTTATTAATTCTGTTCTGTTTCAAGTTTTAGCACAAGTCGGTATTAGATAA
- the argS gene encoding arginine--tRNA ligase yields the protein MTSTVEQLKSKFSQALVAAFGEDFATTDPMVVEATNPKFGDYQCNVAMSLTKPLKSNPRAIATQIIDHLSLDEICETLEIAGPGFINLRLKTDYLKTQLQKMLGDERLNIPQANPPQRMILDFSSPNIAKEMHVGHLRSTIIGDCIARILEFQGHDVLRLNHVGDWGTQFGMLITYLKEVYPDALTTANALDLGDLVEFYRQAKVRFDQDETFKETARQEVVKLQAGVEDSRRAWQLLCEQSRREFQLIYDDLDIQLTERGESFYNPFLPAIIEELDKIGLLVEDQGAKCVFLEGFTNKEGEPLPLIVQKTDGGYNYATTDLAALRHRIETEKATRIIYVTDAGQSNHFMQVWQVAKRAGWIPENVELVHVPFGVVKGEDGKKLKTRSGETVRLRELLDEAVNYAKTDLETRLKAEERTETEAFIDQVAKVVGLSAVKYADLSQNRTSDYIFSFDKMLSLQGNTAPYLLYAYVRIQGISRKGNIDWQQLGTDIKIVLEAEVECVLAKHLLQLQDVLEEVAHDLFPNRLCQYLFELSQKFNQFYEQCSVVKAEEPQRTSRLALCDLTARTLKLGLFLLGIPVVERM from the coding sequence ATGACATCTACCGTCGAACAACTCAAATCTAAATTTAGTCAAGCCTTAGTCGCCGCATTTGGAGAAGATTTCGCCACAACTGACCCGATGGTAGTTGAAGCCACAAATCCCAAATTTGGAGATTATCAATGTAATGTGGCGATGTCTTTAACCAAACCTTTAAAAAGTAATCCCAGAGCGATCGCAACTCAAATTATAGACCATTTAAGCTTAGATGAAATCTGCGAAACTCTCGAAATTGCTGGCCCTGGTTTTATTAATTTACGCTTAAAAACGGATTATTTAAAAACCCAACTGCAAAAAATGTTAGGGGATGAACGGTTAAATATTCCTCAAGCTAACCCCCCCCAACGAATGATTCTTGATTTTTCCAGTCCGAATATTGCTAAAGAAATGCACGTTGGACATTTACGTTCTACCATTATTGGAGATTGTATTGCTAGAATCTTAGAATTTCAAGGACATGATGTTTTACGTCTGAACCATGTTGGGGACTGGGGCACTCAATTTGGAATGTTAATTACCTATTTAAAAGAAGTTTATCCCGATGCTTTAACCACTGCAAATGCGTTAGATTTAGGGGATTTAGTTGAATTTTATCGTCAAGCAAAAGTTAGATTTGATCAAGATGAAACCTTTAAAGAAACAGCCCGTCAGGAAGTGGTAAAATTACAAGCTGGGGTAGAAGATAGCCGTCGAGCTTGGCAATTATTGTGTGAACAATCTCGGCGAGAATTTCAGTTAATTTATGATGATTTGGATATTCAATTAACGGAAAGAGGAGAATCCTTTTATAATCCTTTTTTACCTGCTATTATTGAAGAATTAGACAAAATTGGATTATTAGTGGAAGACCAAGGGGCAAAATGTGTCTTTTTAGAAGGATTTACCAATAAAGAGGGGGAACCTTTACCCTTAATTGTACAAAAAACCGATGGCGGTTATAATTATGCGACAACGGATTTAGCCGCCTTAAGACATCGCATTGAAACCGAAAAAGCTACCCGAATTATTTATGTTACAGATGCAGGACAATCCAACCATTTTATGCAGGTTTGGCAAGTCGCAAAACGGGCAGGTTGGATACCGGAAAACGTCGAATTAGTTCACGTTCCTTTTGGCGTTGTGAAGGGGGAAGATGGCAAAAAATTAAAAACCCGTTCAGGGGAAACGGTGCGTTTAAGAGAGTTATTAGATGAGGCAGTAAATTATGCTAAAACTGATTTAGAAACCCGGTTAAAAGCCGAAGAACGCACGGAAACAGAAGCATTTATTGATCAGGTTGCGAAAGTGGTGGGTTTGAGTGCGGTTAAATATGCAGATTTAAGCCAAAATCGCACCAGTGATTATATTTTTAGCTTTGATAAAATGTTATCTTTGCAAGGAAATACAGCCCCCTATTTGCTTTATGCTTATGTGAGAATTCAAGGCATTAGTCGGAAAGGGAATATTGATTGGCAACAGTTGGGAACGGATATTAAGATAGTTTTGGAAGCAGAGGTAGAATGTGTATTAGCTAAACATCTATTACAATTACAAGATGTATTAGAAGAAGTGGCTCACGATTTATTTCCTAACCGTTTATGTCAATATTTGTTTGAATTAAGCCAGAAATTCAATCAATTTTATGAGCAATGTTCTGTCGTGAAAGCGGAAGAACCTCAACGAACTTCTCGTTTAGCGTTATGTGATTTAACGGCACGAACCTTAAAATTAGGGTTATTCCTCTTAGGTATTCCGGTGGTAGAACGAATGTAA
- a CDS encoding DNA cytosine methyltransferase: protein MSLKLTQFRVIDLFCGCGGLSLGLQNAGFNIVAGFDNWKLALDIYQKNFKHPSFLIDLGNLQGDFSNFKMFNADIIVGGPPCQDFSSAGKRDESLGRGDLTFVFAEIVATIQPQFFIMENVARFIKTQKYKQAKTLLKSANYGLSEIILDASLCGVPQIRKRFFWIGEFQGKDDQFKQSLEANLSSKSLTIRDYFNQISKPLDIDHYYRHPRSYQRRGIFSIDEPSPTIRSVNRPIPKTYQPHPGDSALISPEIRPLTTLERSYIQTFPETFIFTGSKTHVEQIIANAVPVKLAEYVGRCLIHDSISIESIKCVNY, encoded by the coding sequence ATGAGTCTAAAATTAACTCAATTCAGAGTCATTGATTTATTCTGTGGATGTGGGGGATTATCCCTGGGATTACAAAACGCTGGCTTTAATATTGTTGCAGGATTTGATAACTGGAAATTGGCTCTTGATATTTATCAAAAAAATTTTAAACATCCCAGTTTTTTAATTGATTTAGGCAACTTACAGGGCGATTTCTCAAATTTTAAAATGTTTAATGCCGATATTATTGTTGGGGGCCCTCCCTGTCAAGACTTTTCCAGCGCCGGAAAACGAGATGAAAGTTTAGGGCGAGGAGATTTAACCTTTGTTTTTGCTGAAATTGTAGCTACCATTCAGCCTCAGTTTTTTATCATGGAAAATGTGGCTCGATTTATTAAAACTCAGAAATATAAACAAGCAAAAACTCTTTTAAAATCGGCTAATTATGGGTTAAGTGAAATTATTTTAGATGCAAGTTTATGCGGAGTGCCTCAAATTAGGAAACGCTTTTTTTGGATAGGAGAATTTCAAGGAAAAGATGACCAATTCAAACAAAGTTTAGAAGCCAATTTATCTTCAAAATCCTTAACAATCCGAGACTATTTTAACCAAATTAGTAAACCCTTAGACATTGACCATTATTATCGACATCCCAGAAGTTATCAACGGCGTGGAATTTTTAGCATTGATGAACCTAGTCCTACTATTAGAAGTGTGAATAGACCGATTCCTAAAACCTATCAACCTCACCCCGGAGACTCCGCCTTAATTTCGCCGGAAATTCGTCCTTTAACCACCCTAGAAAGAAGTTATATACAAACGTTTCCAGAAACTTTTATTTTCACCGGAAGTAAAACCCACGTCGAACAAATCATCGCCAATGCTGTCCCCGTGAAATTAGCCGAATATGTCGGTCGATGCTTAATTCACGATAGTATTTCTATTGAATCTATAAAATGTGTCAATTATTAA